Proteins from a single region of Flavobacterium sp. K5-23:
- a CDS encoding GLPGLI family protein has product MKIYTLLLLFMVVVSSNAQLKGGVVNYSVTVTENKDSQLEKMMLSMNVNFYSVIKEFDFKLKFNKEKSLFVKEKKMYSDDKAAELGDVKINYSGRVLTKKDSIYREGSSIGIGDYIEKKGVVDNWILLNETKLIDNYLCYKATTENIVVHKEKTFRHPITAWYCPQIPFPYGPLNYGNLPGLILELQTKDAVYGAKTIQLNVNDTVIEELKKYRVIEEEELNDLIEKKNSN; this is encoded by the coding sequence ATGAAAATATATACATTATTACTGTTGTTTATGGTTGTGGTTAGCAGTAATGCACAGCTAAAAGGAGGTGTTGTTAATTATAGTGTTACCGTTACCGAAAATAAAGATAGCCAATTAGAAAAAATGATGCTGTCAATGAATGTAAATTTTTATTCTGTAATTAAAGAATTTGATTTCAAACTAAAATTCAATAAAGAAAAATCATTATTTGTCAAAGAAAAGAAAATGTATTCAGATGATAAAGCTGCAGAATTAGGGGATGTAAAGATTAATTATTCAGGGAGAGTTTTAACTAAAAAAGACTCGATATATAGAGAAGGAAGTTCTATAGGAATTGGTGATTATATAGAAAAAAAAGGAGTAGTTGATAACTGGATTTTATTAAATGAAACCAAATTAATTGACAATTATCTTTGCTACAAAGCCACCACGGAAAATATTGTAGTACATAAAGAAAAAACATTTAGACACCCTATTACGGCTTGGTATTGTCCTCAAATTCCATTTCCTTATGGACCGCTTAATTATGGAAACTTGCCAGGATTGATTCTAGAACTACAAACTAAAGATGCCGTTTATGGAGCCAAAACTATACAATTGAATGTAAACGATACTGTCATTGAAGAATTAAAAAAATATAGAGTAATTGAAGAAGAGGAATTGAATGATTTAATAGAAAAGAAAAACAGTAATTAA
- a CDS encoding GLPGLI family protein gives MKLKALVFILLVFNISVVCSQDKNDNKGVSDVVNYVVYKMAEMQQVNVNNSPKNLQYEEMISAFDKIECGLYYTKSKSVFKMIDKLELNNDISYQLAAVFAEGQYYKDIIAGTKIKHTEEFGEILNIIMPFEQYKWQISTETKTISGYKCYKANCQWEEFDVIRNKKLVFNSTVWFAPEIAAPFGPLGLDGLPGLVLEGSLNGISYFYATSVTFDIKKANINLNKPVQGKFVTEKEYADFTIKSFENFK, from the coding sequence ATGAAATTAAAAGCATTGGTATTTATACTCTTGGTCTTTAACATTAGTGTTGTATGTAGTCAAGATAAGAATGATAATAAAGGTGTAAGCGATGTTGTAAATTATGTTGTTTATAAAATGGCAGAAATGCAACAAGTTAATGTAAATAATTCTCCAAAAAATTTACAATATGAAGAAATGATTAGTGCATTTGATAAAATTGAATGTGGATTGTATTACACTAAAAGTAAAAGTGTTTTTAAAATGATTGATAAATTAGAGCTGAATAATGATATTTCTTATCAATTAGCGGCAGTTTTTGCAGAAGGCCAATATTATAAAGATATCATTGCGGGTACTAAGATTAAACATACTGAGGAGTTTGGTGAAATACTAAATATCATTATGCCCTTTGAGCAGTATAAGTGGCAAATTTCAACTGAAACTAAAACTATAAGTGGTTACAAATGTTATAAAGCAAATTGTCAATGGGAAGAATTTGATGTTATTCGTAATAAAAAGCTGGTTTTTAACTCAACCGTTTGGTTTGCTCCTGAGATTGCAGCCCCTTTTGGGCCTTTGGGTTTAGATGGCTTGCCCGGACTTGTTCTTGAGGGAAGTTTAAATGGAATCAGCTATTTTTATGCAACAAGCGTAACATTTGATATTAAAAAGGCTAATATTAATTTGAACAAACCAGTTCAAGGAAAGTTTGTTACTGAGAAAGAATACGCTGATTTTACAATAAAAAGTTTTGAAAATTTCAAATAG
- a CDS encoding GLPGLI family protein, translating into MKKLKILFFYIALTTMLGCYSQALSGKVIYKIQLVGYGEDNKKSEFNELNAATIEIANKQTVTLSFNNEKSSSVLDSYLITEDGDRSLRKFARSMAFIVTNGSDYFYDKSTNTAIERIENGQLINKPHKKLEWEITTESKMIGDYLCYKAIYLFKFVNRAGENRNRPITTWFAPSLPYSYGPKYFNGLPGLILEVQDLETTFYATSIHISQDKELQIDFPKGKTIPKEEYDKKMKVQMGM; encoded by the coding sequence TTGAAAAAATTAAAAATATTATTCTTTTATATCGCCTTAACAACAATGTTGGGCTGTTACAGCCAAGCTCTTTCCGGTAAAGTGATTTATAAAATTCAATTAGTAGGATATGGGGAAGATAACAAAAAATCAGAATTCAACGAATTAAATGCAGCTACAATTGAAATTGCCAACAAACAAACTGTTACGTTGAGTTTTAATAATGAAAAATCAAGTTCTGTTTTGGACAGTTATTTAATTACTGAGGATGGAGATAGAAGTTTAAGAAAATTTGCCAGATCGATGGCCTTTATAGTGACTAACGGGAGTGATTATTTTTATGATAAAAGCACCAATACGGCCATAGAGCGTATAGAGAACGGACAATTAATTAACAAACCACATAAAAAGTTAGAATGGGAAATCACAACAGAGAGTAAGATGATTGGGGATTATCTATGTTACAAAGCGATCTATCTATTCAAATTTGTCAATAGAGCTGGTGAAAACAGGAACAGACCTATTACAACCTGGTTTGCTCCAAGTTTGCCTTACAGCTACGGCCCAAAATATTTTAATGGCTTGCCAGGTCTTATATTAGAAGTGCAAGATTTAGAGACCACTTTTTATGCGACATCTATACATATCTCGCAAGATAAAGAACTCCAAATTGATTTTCCAAAAGGTAAAACCATACCAAAAGAAGAGTATGATAAAAAGATGAAAGTACAAATGGGAATGTAA
- a CDS encoding GLPGLI family protein yields the protein MKIKILFLTILLSTLGYGQEKNIYVEYGLIIQNEPDLFKNNSTLRSYFENAIVDCGKVSFQLIITKNGSKFLIKENLEIDSNAGSANFILATSSYSGIVYTLKDKIVSQNVLLGKNIYTEGNLKNNWVLSNETKLIDNYLCYKATNVKKVINDVKTFNHPVTAWYCPELPYPYGPNGYGNLPGLVLELQVRNVVFGAKSIKLDSELDFDIKSLEKIKILNDREIDEALDKFNEF from the coding sequence ATGAAAATAAAAATTCTATTTTTAACAATTTTATTATCAACTCTTGGCTATGGACAAGAGAAAAATATTTATGTAGAATATGGGTTGATAATTCAAAACGAGCCAGATTTATTTAAAAATAATTCAACGCTGAGGAGCTATTTTGAAAACGCTATTGTTGATTGTGGAAAAGTATCATTTCAATTAATTATAACAAAAAACGGTTCTAAATTTTTAATTAAAGAAAATTTAGAAATTGATAGTAATGCTGGTTCTGCTAATTTTATTTTGGCAACATCAAGTTATTCGGGGATTGTTTACACTTTAAAAGATAAAATAGTATCTCAAAATGTTTTATTGGGTAAAAATATTTATACAGAGGGTAATTTAAAAAACAATTGGGTTTTAAGTAATGAGACAAAATTAATAGATAATTATTTGTGCTATAAAGCTACTAATGTAAAAAAAGTTATTAATGACGTAAAAACTTTTAACCATCCAGTGACAGCTTGGTATTGCCCTGAATTACCTTATCCCTATGGTCCGAATGGCTATGGGAATTTACCCGGTTTAGTTTTAGAACTCCAAGTAAGAAATGTTGTATTTGGCGCAAAAAGTATAAAGCTTGACAGCGAATTAGATTTTGACATTAAATCGTTAGAGAAAATAAAAATATTAAATGATAGAGAAATAGACGAAGCTCTTGACAAATTCAATGAGTTTTAG